AACTCGGAGAGGGGCTCGGGCTTCGCTTGGGAAGGGGCTGCGGAGGTCATCAGGGGGTGTGGGGCCGACGCGGCGGCTCAACCCTAGCACCTCGAATGAAGGCGGGAGAAACAAGGTGGAGCGCGGGTAGCACTGTCAGCAAACCCGATTCGAATTCGTGAGCTCCGGTCCTGCCTGGAGCGGGCTCGGGGCTCGGGCTTCCGTTCATCCAACCCATCCCCGGACAGAACGTGGTGGTGTTCGCGGCGACGGACGGCGTCTCCGGCATGGAGCCGTGGCGGTAGCTGCGCGTCACCGCTCGCGTTCTGACACCTTCGAGCGGCTCCGCTGGCGAGTAGCCGAACCCGCTTCGAAGTCGGAGGAGAGTCCGGATACGTTCCCGGCCCATCACATCGTTCGAGGGGAGTTCCGTGCAGCCGGTCATCTCCGTCAAGAACCTCAGCAAGACGTACGCATCGGGTTTCCAGGCGCTCAAGTCCATCGACCTGGAGATCCGGCGCGGGGAGATCTTCGCCCTGTTGGGCCCCAATGGGGCTGGGAAGACCACGCTGATCAGCACCATCTGCGGGATCGTCAGCCCGAGCGGGGGCACGGTGCTGGCCGACGGGCATGACATCGTGTCGGACTTCCGCGCGGCCCGGGAGAAGATCGGGCTGGTGCCGCAGGAGCTGTCCACCGACGCGTTCGAGAGCGTCTGGGCCACGGTGAACTTCAGCCGTGGCCTGTTCGGCAAGCCGCGCAACCCGGCCTACATCGAGAAGGTGCTGCGCGACCTGTCGCTGTGGGACAAGAAGGACGCCCGCATCATGACGCTGTCCGGCGGCATGAAGCGCCGGGTGCTGATCGCCAAGGCGCTGTCGCACGAGCCGAAGATCCTCTTCCTCGATGAACCCACCGCGGGTGTCGACGTCGAGCTGCGCCACGACATGTGGCAGATGGTGCGTGGCTTGCGCGAGAGCGGCGTGACCATCATCCTGACCACGCACTACATCGAAGAGGCCGAGAAGATGGCCGACCGGATCGGCGTCATCCGCCAGGGCGAGCTCATCCTGGTCGAGGACAAGGCGGTGCTGATGCGCAAGCTCGGCAAGAGGCAGCTGACCCTGACCTTGCGCGACCGGCTGGAGCGCATCCCCGAGGCGCTGACCGGGCTCGCACTCGAGCTGTCCGGTGATGGCAACACGCTGGTCTACACCTTCGATACCCAGGCGGAGGAGACGGGCATCGCGACGCTGCTGCGGCGGCTGGGTGAGCACGGCATCGACTTCAAGAACCTGCAGTCCAGCGAGAGCTCGCTGGAGGACATCTTCGTCAGCCTGGTGAGGGCACGGTCATGAACCTGTATGCGATCCGCGCCATCTACCGGTTCGAGATGGCGCGCACCTTCCGCACGTTGATGCAGAGCATCGCCTCTCCGGTGCTGTCCACGTCGCTGTACTTCGTGGTGTTCGGCTCGGCGATCGGCTCGCGCATGGGGGAGATCAACGGCGTCAGCTACGGGGCCTTCATCATCCCCGGCCTGCTCATGCTGTCACTGCTGAACGAGAGCATCTCCAACGCCTCGTTCGGCATCTACATGCCGAGGTGGTCGGGCACCATCTACGAGGTGCTGTCCGCGCCGGTGTCCTACGTCGAGGTGGTGATCGGCTACGTCGGCGCCGCGGCCACCAAGTCGGTGATGCTGGGGGTGTTGATCCTCACGACGGCCCGGGTATTCGTGCCCTATGAAATCGCGCATCCGCTGTGGATGGCCTGCTTCCTGGTGCTGACCGCGGTGACCTTCAGCCTGTTCGGCTTCATCATCGGCGTCTGGGCGGACGGCTTCGAGAAGCTGCAGGTCATCCCGCTGCTCGTCGTCACCCCGCTGACGTTCCTCGGGGGCGCCTTCTACTCGATCAACATGCTGCCGCCCGTCTGGCAGAAGATCACCCTGTTCAACCCGGTGGTGTATCTGGTCAGCGGCTTCCGCTGGAGCTTCTACGGCGCCTCCGACGTCAACGTCACCATCAGCGTCGGCATGACCCTGGTCTTCCTCGTGCTGTGCCTGGCCGCCGTGCGGTGGATCTTCAAGACGGGCTACAAGCTGAAGTCCTGAGGCCCACGCCGTCTCAGGGGGGTCCGTGAAATTGCCATTCACGGACCCGGCCCTGTGCTGCCTGCTAGGCAGAGCTCACCAGCTCAACACGTCGGTCTTGGAAACGCGGCATGTGGTGGTATTCCACTGGCTCGCGCCGTCGTTGACCTTCTTCGACTCACCCTTGTGATCGGTGACGCCGATGAACTCCGTGCAGATCTTCGGCTTGTCCTTCGACGCGTTGTAGCCGCCCTTGACGAAGAGGTTGGTGATCGTGACGGTGTCCCCGTAGTTCTGGTTCGCGCCCGCGACGGCCGACTTGATGCCCTCGAGCTTGACGTTGTCGATGATCAGGTTGCGAGGACCACCGTTGTTCGTGCAGTCACCGCAGGAGCGCCAGAGCTTCCCGAAGTCGCTGATGTAGGAATTCTTGATGATGGTCTTGGAGTTGCCCTTGGCGTTGTGCTGGAACACCTTGTCACTGGCGTGCAGGGCGATCACGTGGTTGAGCGTCATCGTCGCCCCGTCCTTCGTGTTCGTCGCCGCGTCCTCGCAGACGTCCTCCCAGTAGACGTGGTCGAGCGTGCAGCTGCCCAGACAGACGATGCCATTGCCGGCGGCGAGACCGCCCGGGATGATGAGATTCTTGACGGTGACACCGTCCTCGACCTCGAACACCGTCTTCTGGTTTTCACCGTCGCACGAAGCGGTGTTGTTCACGCCAATCTTCTTGTTGGCGAAATCGTAGACATCCGAGCCACCGTTGGCGGCGTTCTTCAACCGGGTCGTGCTGGTCCTGATCTCGCCAGCGCCATTGCTGGGCGTCGGGATCGTGGTCGAAATGGTCTCCAGCCCACCGACCTCCTCGCCCAGGAGCTCTCCGTTGCTCAGGGCCTCCTCTTCCGTCATCCCTCCGCACCCGCTTCCCAGAACACCCATCATGAGCAGAAAGGCAGGGGCACGCAGTTTCTTATGGGTGAACATGGCGTCACATTTCCTTGTTTGTCTGATGGTCCGGGTTCATGGCACGTCCAACTGATTCACATGCGGAATCAGGATTAACGCGCCTTGAACGCCTTCTGTGTACAAGGCATCAGACCGTGAATCCAATGGAATTCAATTCATCCCAGAAGATCTCGGGGTTCCTTGGAAATGAGTCTCACCCCTTCGAGCCGGGCCCTCTCACAGGGCCCGGCGGACGTCTCACTCAGGCCGCGCTGGGGGCCTGGGCCTGCTGCAGGCACTCACGCATGGCCTCTTCGGCCATGTCGATGGTGTAGTCGATCTGCTCAACGGTATGCGCCGCGCAGATGAAGTTGAGATCGCGGCGCAGCAGGATGCCACGGCGCGCCATGCCGGCCTGGAAGGGCTGGGTGAGCTTCGCGTTCTCCACGGGGTTCTTGGAGAAGCGGAACAGGGGGATGGCGTCATAGCCCAGGATGCGCAGCGGCGAGCCCACGCGCTCGGCCCGGGCGTTGATGCCCGTGGCGAGCCGCCGGCCCAGGTTCGCCAGGTGCTCGGTGAAGCCCGGCTCGCGGCTCACCTTGAGTACGGCCTCGCACACCGCCAGTGACAGGAGCTCGCCGCCGAACGTGGTGGACACCTGCAGGTCCGCCAGCTTGCTCAGGTACTTCTCCGGCCCCGCCACCGCCGACAGGGGCATGCCCGCGGCGATTGCCTTGGACAGACAGACGAAGTCGGCGCGCACGTCGAAGAACTGCTGGGCGCCGCCCGGAGCCAGCCGGAAGCCGGTGATGACCTCGTCCTGGATGAGCAGCACGCCGTGCGCCGTGCACGTGGCGCGCAGCTTGTGCATGAACTCGCGGGTGAGGCAGCGGTTGAAGGGCACCGACAGCAGCACCGCCGCGAGCTGGTTCCCCGTCTGCTCGATGCGGGCGAGCAGCGCGGCCTCGTCCGGCTCCTCGAACAGCGGCATGCGCGTGGTGTACTGGGCCAGCACCGCGGGCACGCCCGGCGTGTCATACATGAAGTGATCGTGCCAGCCGTTGTATCCAATGGTGATGAGGTGCTCCTTGCCCGTGACGTAGCGCGCCAGACGCACCGCCGCCGACGTGGCATCCGCCCCCGTCTTGAAGAAGCGCGCCATCTCCGCGCCGGGGATCATCTCCACCAGCGTCCGCGCGGCGCTCACCTCCCAGGCCGTGGGCAGCGAGTGCAGGAGCCCCTCCTCCAGGTGCTGGCGGATGGTGTCCACGACAGCCGGGTGGTTGTGGCCGAGCGAGCTCGCGCCCAGTCCACAGATGAAGTCGATGTACTGCTGGCCGTCCACGTCCTCCACCAGCGCGCCCTGCCCGCGGGCGAGGTAGACCGGGAAGGAGCCGGGGGCGAACATCTCCGGCTTCTTCATCATCGTCTGGGTGAGACCGGGGACCAGCCGCTTCGCCTCGGCCAGCAGACGGTTGGAGTTGGTGAGATCCATCTTGCCCACGATGGGCCTGGGCAGAGACGGGTGCCTTTTCGCGTGTACGTCCATGGGATTCCTCGTCTGAGAGGGGACTGCGTTGGAAGAACTCAGACCGGCACCGCGCGCGCGGCGCCGATGCGGCGGCCAAACAACCAGAGCGTGCAAAGCGCACAGCCCGTCACCCCGGCGGCGATCCAGCCCACCCGGCCAAACCCCGCCAGCGCGCCATCCGGCATCACCGTGAGCAACAGGCCCCCCACCCACGCGCCGAGCCCGGAGGCGCCATCGCTCGCCGCCATGTTGATCGCCATGTAGCGGCCGCGCAGCGCGGGAGGCACCCGGGAGGCCACCAACGCCAGGGTGGGAATGGCCCGCCCGGAGGTCAGCACCATGAACAGCACGAACACCACCGCCACGCCCGGCAGCGGCGACGCGGTCAGGTGCGTGAAGAGCAGGTGCGGTCCCACGGTGCCCACCAGCAGCGCGGCCAGGACGCGAGCCGGACCGAAGCGATCGGCCAGCCGGCCAATCCACCGCGAGCTCAACAACGTGGCGGCGCCGCCCGCCAGATACACCCAGGACAGGTCCGACAGCCGCAAGCCCAGGTTGCCCACCATGAAGGGGCTCAGATAGGGAATGAGCAGGAAGCCGGAGAACACCACGCAGAAGGTCAACACCCACCCGAGCGCCAGGGCGGGTGTCCATTCCGGCCCGGACGAGTCCCCTCCCCTTGCGTCACGGCGCCCGGCCAGGTGCTGGGTGACCGCGGGCAGGGAGAACAGCAGCGCCAGCCACAACCCGCCGCCGAGCGCGCAGATGACCCAGAACGGCGAGCGCCAGCCCCACTGGCTCGCCAGCCACAACCCCAGGGGAACGCCCGCCACCGCGCACAGGCCATATGACGCCATCACCGTGCCGATGGCCTTGCCCCGGCGCTCCGCGGGGATGACATCCCCGATGATGGCCTGCACCACCGCGCTCATCAGCCCCGCGCAGGCCCCCGCCACGGCTCGCGCTCCGAGCAACCCCAGGTGGCTGTCCGAGGCGCCGCACAGCAGCGTCGAGACGATGAACCCCGCGTAGAGCCCGAGCAGCGTGCGCTTGCGATCGAAGCGGTCCAGCCACAGCCCCCCCAACAGCCCCATACCCGCCGAGGCCAGCGTGTACGCGGACACCAGCACCCCGAACTGCGCGGCCGAGATGCCCAGGCGCCGCATGAGCTCCGGCCCCAGCGGCATGACGATCATGAAGTCCAGCAGGTGGGTGAACTGCACGGCCGCCAGCAGCCAGAGCATCCGCTGCTCGGACTTCGGAGAGGGGGAAACGGTCACGACACGCTCCAGGGACACGGCGTCAACCCATGGTCGATAATGATAATGAAAATCAAAATCATCAGACGGGCGCACTTATAGACGACGCGGGGGGCCCTCGGCAAGTCCTCCCTTCCCCGCCGTCCTCGCCGCGCTCGTGCTCGCCGTGGCGCCTCCGGAGGTCCCCCCCTGACCTTCGTGGCTGTCCCCCCCTCGTCTCAAACACCGGGAATGCTGCTCAGGGATTGCCGAGGTGCCGCTCGAGGACGTAGGCCTGCGACAGCCGATTGAACACCGGCTCCAGCTCGTAGGCATTGAGGATGTTGCAGGCGGGCAACTTCTCCCAGCTTCCGGAGGTCCACATCGTCGCGCCCATGCCGATGCTGTCCAGGAAGCCGAGGAACTCCTCACCGTCCGCTTCCCAGGCGCCCTTGTCGTTCGGGTGCATCTGCGTGCTGGGCCAGCCGTACTCACCAATGAAGCCCTGGGTGCCCTGGGCCGCCACCCAGTCGGTGAAGGGCTTCACCCGCGCCACTGTGTACGCGCCCACCGACGCATGACCCTTCTTCCGGGCCTCCGCCAGATACACGTCATGATGGGACCGGTACTTCCCGCCGCCGTCATCCGGGTACTCGGGGTCGTCGAGGGCGTCCATGTAGATGTGCGCGTGATACATGATGTTGTTGTAGCTGTCGGTGATCCACTTGCGCGGGTGGCTCTTCGGCCACAGCTCGGCCGAGCTCCACGAATAGCCCTCCACCATGATGAGCATGCTGTCGTTGTTCGTAGTGCGGAGCTTGTTCACCACCTCCTGCGAGTAGAGCTCCCACTGCTGCGCGGGCTTGATCTCACCGGTCCGGGTGCCCTGGCTCACCTGGTCGACGTAGAAGACGTGCGGGGCGCTGCCATTCGTCCCGTCCACGATGAACTGGATGCCAATGACCTTGTAACTGGCCCACAACGCCTCGTCGGGGTTGAAGTACACCCGGCTCTCGATGCCCTTGGTGATGGGGAACTCATCGCTGAAGAAGTTCGTCGACCAATCCATGGAGGACATCACCATCCGCGCGCGGACCGATCCGGGCGTCGTCGTGGGCACGAAGACCTTCACCTGGAAGGTCCTCCCGTTGGTGATGCTGGTGGACTTCGTGCTCGAGTACAGCCGCGCGCCGAAGACCTTGTTGTCCCCCGTCACGGCAGCGCCGGTGATCTTCATCGAGCCCTGGCCGTTGCGGCTCTCCCGGCCGATGACCTCACTGCTCTGGGCCACCCAGCCCTCGAGGCTCGACTCGAAGCTCGAGATGGAGACGGCGTTCGACAGCGTGCCCTCGGTGTGGGGCAGGTCATGGGGCTCGTTCATGATGTCGTACGCGTAGACGGCCGAGTACGCCCGGGCGTCCGCCTTGATGGCGGAGGCAATCAGGCTCCAGGCCTGCGCGTACTGCTCCTTGGTGGGCCCGCCCGGCTCCCCGAAGGCGCGCTTCACCCCGCTGAGCGACGTGTAGCGGCCGTAGTTGTGCATGTCGACGATGACCTTGAGACCCGCCGTGTTCGCGTCGATGAGCGTCTGCAGCAGCAGGTTCTTGTAGTTCGTGTCCAGCCCCTTGTTCAGGTCGGGCTGGATGCGCTCCCAGATGAAGGGGATGCGCACGACGTCGTGGCCGAGGCTCTTCAGGTACTGCAAGGACGCGAGGGTCGGCTTCGAATACGTGGTCCCGTAGGTTCCGGGCAGCACGCCGCCGGCATTACCCAGGTCCATGAGGTTGATGCCCCGCCGGTAGCGCCTGACGGGCGCGCCATTCACGTGGAACGTGTAGTTGTCCACGACCCTCCCGGCCTGGAAGTAGACGACGGTGCCCGCGGCGTTGGTCGCCTTCGTCATCCAGAGGTAGTCACCCGTGACGAGCTCGGGGGGAATCGTGTAGACCCGGGAGAATTCCTTCGTCTGCCCGGCGCTGAAGTTCTGCCCCGTCAGGACCTGCTTGTGGACCACTGACGGAGAGATACCACCCGAGATCGTGTACGGCCGGACCTCGAAGGTGATGGTGACGTTCGACACGGCTTCTGGCGACTGCATGCCGATGAAGAACTCAACGCGCCCTCCCGAGGAGACGGTCTTCGGCCCGACTCGGGCGCCCAGATTCGAGAAGGTGAGCGCGCTGGCCGGCATCGGCGTGCCCATGAAGAAGAGAATCGCCGAGAGAAGAACCCAATTGATGGCACGCAAATGCAACTTTCCACCTCCATTTTGCCTGCGTTACACCGACGTATGCCTTCTCACCCGTAAAGAAAGAAGGCGCACTTCACTGCTATAGCACGTATTCCATGTTTTTTGAGCCTCTCGGGGTGTTTTCCGTGTTCGAGCGGGAGCAGAGCCGCGAGCGGGTCAACGGCCAGGCCTTGTCTCGATTATCGAGAGAGAAGAGATCAGGTCGTGGAGGGGGAGGAATCGAAGCTCCGCGAAGAGAACCTGCTCCCCGTGTGATCGGGACAAGAATCACTATCAACCGGCACGGGTGAGGCATCGCACGCCATGACAGGAACTACCATCTTACGCGGGCGCCAGTGTTTGTGCGGGTAGTGCGTGCTCGAGAGCGATGCTCTTGTTGAAGGGCTCGTCAGTAGAACCGCTCGTCGAGCTTCTCCGCTGGCTTCACGTTCGGGAAGCGCAAGGTGACCGTGACGTCCACGGGACCACGCTTCGGCGCGTCGCCCATGGCCGTGCTCATGGCGTCGTACGCTTTGTACTGGAGGTGGTGGTGGAGGCAGTTCCTCAGCGCATTGCTCGGCACCGGGTCGAACCGGCTCTTGTCCCTTACCGCGGAGAGCTGCTCGTCGAAGTGAAGGGTGATGCGGTAGCTCCGTGCCGCATCCGGCCGCCGCGCCAACTCCTGGGCCATGCACCACTCGCGCCCCTCTCGCCCATTCGGGACGACCATTCGCGCGGCAAGCCACTCTTGCGGCGTGGTCTTTCGCCTGGGCTTCGGAGGCTGTGGCGGAGCGGGCGGTGGAGGCGCGGGTGGCACGGTGACCGGCGGGACGATGAACCGCGGGGTGGGAGCCGTCGGGGTGGGAGGAACGGCGGTGATGGAGGGAGGCGGTGGAGAGGGACGCCGCGCTGGAGACAGGGCCAGGTAGAGCGAGAGGCCCAGGGTGATGCTTGCCAGGGCTCCAGCAGAGACCGCCAGGAGGAGCTTCCGCCCATCCGGCCGAGTCGGCCGGGCCCCTCCACCGTTCATCGCCTCTGGCTGCGGGGTATAGACGGTGTCGCAGTACGAGCAACGCACCTCCGAGCCAATTATTGGAGGAAGACGTGCTCCACACGAGGCGCATTTCGGGACACGAGGGGCCATGCGGTCCGAATTCTACCAAGCCGCCCCGTCAGAGCCACGGCCTGATTCGGCATCACGGCCGCAGCGACTGAAGTCTCGAGCTCCGCGCCGGCGCGGCGGCAACCATGGCGTCGATCAGCGTGCGCGCCTCACCGGTCCCCTTCTCTCCGAGCGCGGCCAGCATGGGAAGTCGGCTGACCAACCACAGCCCGAGCGTGGCGAAAGGAGCCGGTATCTTGCCGAGGACCGCCACGTTCGAAGGCGTCAACGGATGGCCGAGCGAGCGAACGAGCGCGAGCCCTTCGACCATGCCGGAAGCGATCTCGCGCGATTCATTCCACGAGAGCCCGGACCCGCGCTTGTGAACACGGTCGAAGGCAACCATCATGGGCGCCACCACCGCGGCGTGGGTGCGCAGCCAGCTGTGCATATCCGCTTGCGTGTCGGTGGCGATGCCGGCCTTTGAAAAGGTCGCGGCCCACGCAGGATCCGTGACGATGGTGATCTGCAGGGCGGAGAGTGCGCGAGGAACGACCTGGAATTTGAGTTTGCCGTCCTTGAGCTCGGCGAGGATGGCCGGAAAACCAAAGGCGAAACGGTTGGCCCCCACTGCGTCGCGCAACCGGTCGAGCGGCGCGAAGGTGTTGAACATGAACATCACCTGCTTCGCGGCACTGCGTTGCAACGCGGGCAACACCGCATCGACCTGTGATTCGAGAACGGTGACCAGCACCAGGTCCCACGGGGTGGTGGCATCGAGTGCGGCGCTCACTTCGACCGGCGCGCGCTGAGCATCGGTGGTGACGATGGCGCGCTCCTTCTCGAGCTGAGCGAGGCGTGCACCGCGCGCGACGACCGTCACTTCATGGCCCGCTCGAGCGAGATGAAATGCGAACGTGCTGCCGATGGAGCCGGGGCCGACGATGGCGATTTTCATGGGCGCCCCTCTATAACCAGCGCGTGGTCACGTCGCCGTACGAAATGAGCCGAATCGGGTGCGGCTCGGCCGATATGCCAGGGGACCTTGGTCGTTGAACAGCCCGAAGCCGCCAAACCAGGGGCACCTCACGAACGAGGTGCCCACCACCGGCTCCGCCTCGGAGGTTCCGCCGTGTCTCGTCTTGGTCTCGTAGTCGCCGTGCTCGTCGCGTGCTCGTCCGCACTCGCGTCCCCCCGCACGCTCACCGAAGCCGAACAGCTCGCGTCCGTCAGCGCCCCTTTCGCGGCGACGCGCGAGCACGTCACCGGCGACATCTACCACTATCAATTCGACATCCGCGTCGGGTCCACGCCGAACGCACGCCTGCGCATCCACCGCGTCGTCCGCGAGCTCTCGCCGTGGCGGCCGCGTCCGGCCACGCATGCGGTGATGCTGCTGCACGGAGACTTCGCCAACTTCGTCACGAACTTCGTGCCATCACTCGGCAATCCCACATCGTCGGCCCCTGGGCTCGCCCCGTATCTGGTGTCCCGCGGCATCGACACATGGGGCGTCGATCGGCGCTGGACGCTGCCCACCACCGATGGTGATGTCTCCGATCTGGCCGGGATGGGCGTCAACCAGGCGATCGGGGACACCGCTGTCGCGCTCGCCTTCGCGCGGGCGACGCGGACCGTCACCGACCGCGATCCGGGCCGGATCGCCCTCGGTGGATTCTCGCATGGAGCCCAGCTCACCTACGCGTACGCCGCCGCCGATGGCCGCCACGTCTCGGCGATCGCCGCGCTCGACATCTACTACGATATCGCTCCCGAGGACGCCGACCTGCGGGCCCTGGCGTGCGCCAATGCCGCGGCGGGACGCGACGCTCTGGCCCAGGGGGTGACCGACTCCAGTAACAGCTTGTTCATCACGGCGGGCCAGTTGGCTCGGAGCACGCCCGATGAGCCCTCGCCCCTGTTCCCGTCCTACACGAATCGGGGAGTCGTGCTCACGCTCGCGGGTCTGACCTGGTGGCTCGCGCCGTACACGCCGCTGTACCACTTGAGTGCGCCGGTCCTCGACGCCGAGGGCAATGTCACGGGGTTGAGCGAGTCGTCCGAGGACAGCGTGAGCGCGTGGTTCGCCAGCGCGCCACCACACCAGTCGATGCGCGAGGCCGTGGAGTTCGATGAGATCTGGTGCGGCACTTCGCCGAGGCCTTCACTCGCGAACATCCGCGTCCCGCTCTTCTATCTCGGCGCCGCTGGCGGGTTTGGTGACCACGGTCTGTACTCGACGACAAGGGTCTCGTCGACCGACGTCACCACGCTCGTCATCCATCGGTTCGGGCCAGAGCGAGTCGCCGAGGACTTCGGCCACGGCGATCTGTTGTACGCGGAGGACGCGCCGACACTCGCCTGGGGACCGTTCGCGGCGTGGCTGCTGCACCACTGACAAGAACTCGGCGGGGCGGCGGTGCCAGACACCGCCACCCCGGAAGGAGATGGCCGAGGGTCAGAAGGCGTAGCCGAGCGCGAACCCCAGCGAGATGCCGTTACCGTACAAGAGCTGGAAGGCCTGCCGCTGCGCCTCGTTGGGGGTTCCGGAGACGATTTCCGGATTCCTGGTCAAGGCGAAAGCGTACCCAGCGGTCGCCGAGACGCAGAAGCCTCCATTCGCGAGGAACTCCAGGCCACCGACCACCTGGGCGA
This region of Archangium lipolyticum genomic DNA includes:
- a CDS encoding ABC transporter ATP-binding protein, which translates into the protein MQPVISVKNLSKTYASGFQALKSIDLEIRRGEIFALLGPNGAGKTTLISTICGIVSPSGGTVLADGHDIVSDFRAAREKIGLVPQELSTDAFESVWATVNFSRGLFGKPRNPAYIEKVLRDLSLWDKKDARIMTLSGGMKRRVLIAKALSHEPKILFLDEPTAGVDVELRHDMWQMVRGLRESGVTIILTTHYIEEAEKMADRIGVIRQGELILVEDKAVLMRKLGKRQLTLTLRDRLERIPEALTGLALELSGDGNTLVYTFDTQAEETGIATLLRRLGEHGIDFKNLQSSESSLEDIFVSLVRARS
- a CDS encoding ABC transporter permease codes for the protein MNLYAIRAIYRFEMARTFRTLMQSIASPVLSTSLYFVVFGSAIGSRMGEINGVSYGAFIIPGLLMLSLLNESISNASFGIYMPRWSGTIYEVLSAPVSYVEVVIGYVGAAATKSVMLGVLILTTARVFVPYEIAHPLWMACFLVLTAVTFSLFGFIIGVWADGFEKLQVIPLLVVTPLTFLGGAFYSINMLPPVWQKITLFNPVVYLVSGFRWSFYGASDVNVTISVGMTLVFLVLCLAAVRWIFKTGYKLKS
- a CDS encoding pectate lyase; translation: MTEEEALSNGELLGEEVGGLETISTTIPTPSNGAGEIRTSTTRLKNAANGGSDVYDFANKKIGVNNTASCDGENQKTVFEVEDGVTVKNLIIPGGLAAGNGIVCLGSCTLDHVYWEDVCEDAATNTKDGATMTLNHVIALHASDKVFQHNAKGNSKTIIKNSYISDFGKLWRSCGDCTNNGGPRNLIIDNVKLEGIKSAVAGANQNYGDTVTITNLFVKGGYNASKDKPKICTEFIGVTDHKGESKKVNDGASQWNTTTCRVSKTDVLSW
- the mxcL gene encoding myxochelin B biosynthesis transaminase MxcL, which translates into the protein MDVHAKRHPSLPRPIVGKMDLTNSNRLLAEAKRLVPGLTQTMMKKPEMFAPGSFPVYLARGQGALVEDVDGQQYIDFICGLGASSLGHNHPAVVDTIRQHLEEGLLHSLPTAWEVSAARTLVEMIPGAEMARFFKTGADATSAAVRLARYVTGKEHLITIGYNGWHDHFMYDTPGVPAVLAQYTTRMPLFEEPDEAALLARIEQTGNQLAAVLLSVPFNRCLTREFMHKLRATCTAHGVLLIQDEVITGFRLAPGGAQQFFDVRADFVCLSKAIAAGMPLSAVAGPEKYLSKLADLQVSTTFGGELLSLAVCEAVLKVSREPGFTEHLANLGRRLATGINARAERVGSPLRILGYDAIPLFRFSKNPVENAKLTQPFQAGMARRGILLRRDLNFICAAHTVEQIDYTIDMAEEAMRECLQQAQAPSAA
- the mxcK gene encoding myxochelin export MFS transporter MxcK, coding for MTVSPSPKSEQRMLWLLAAVQFTHLLDFMIVMPLGPELMRRLGISAAQFGVLVSAYTLASAGMGLLGGLWLDRFDRKRTLLGLYAGFIVSTLLCGASDSHLGLLGARAVAGACAGLMSAVVQAIIGDVIPAERRGKAIGTVMASYGLCAVAGVPLGLWLASQWGWRSPFWVICALGGGLWLALLFSLPAVTQHLAGRRDARGGDSSGPEWTPALALGWVLTFCVVFSGFLLIPYLSPFMVGNLGLRLSDLSWVYLAGGAATLLSSRWIGRLADRFGPARVLAALLVGTVGPHLLFTHLTASPLPGVAVVFVLFMVLTSGRAIPTLALVASRVPPALRGRYMAINMAASDGASGLGAWVGGLLLTVMPDGALAGFGRVGWIAAGVTGCALCTLWLFGRRIGAARAVPV
- a CDS encoding glycoside hydrolase family 5 protein is translated as MRAINWVLLSAILFFMGTPMPASALTFSNLGARVGPKTVSSGGRVEFFIGMQSPEAVSNVTITFEVRPYTISGGISPSVVHKQVLTGQNFSAGQTKEFSRVYTIPPELVTGDYLWMTKATNAAGTVVYFQAGRVVDNYTFHVNGAPVRRYRRGINLMDLGNAGGVLPGTYGTTYSKPTLASLQYLKSLGHDVVRIPFIWERIQPDLNKGLDTNYKNLLLQTLIDANTAGLKVIVDMHNYGRYTSLSGVKRAFGEPGGPTKEQYAQAWSLIASAIKADARAYSAVYAYDIMNEPHDLPHTEGTLSNAVSISSFESSLEGWVAQSSEVIGRESRNGQGSMKITGAAVTGDNKVFGARLYSSTKSTSITNGRTFQVKVFVPTTTPGSVRARMVMSSMDWSTNFFSDEFPITKGIESRVYFNPDEALWASYKVIGIQFIVDGTNGSAPHVFYVDQVSQGTRTGEIKPAQQWELYSQEVVNKLRTTNNDSMLIMVEGYSWSSAELWPKSHPRKWITDSYNNIMYHAHIYMDALDDPEYPDDGGGKYRSHHDVYLAEARKKGHASVGAYTVARVKPFTDWVAAQGTQGFIGEYGWPSTQMHPNDKGAWEADGEEFLGFLDSIGMGATMWTSGSWEKLPACNILNAYELEPVFNRLSQAYVLERHLGNP
- a CDS encoding ketopantoate reductase family protein; its protein translation is MKIAIVGPGSIGSTFAFHLARAGHEVTVVARGARLAQLEKERAIVTTDAQRAPVEVSAALDATTPWDLVLVTVLESQVDAVLPALQRSAAKQVMFMFNTFAPLDRLRDAVGANRFAFGFPAILAELKDGKLKFQVVPRALSALQITIVTDPAWAATFSKAGIATDTQADMHSWLRTHAAVVAPMMVAFDRVHKRGSGLSWNESREIASGMVEGLALVRSLGHPLTPSNVAVLGKIPAPFATLGLWLVSRLPMLAALGEKGTGEARTLIDAMVAAAPARSSRLQSLRP